Proteins found in one Anabas testudineus chromosome 1, fAnaTes1.2, whole genome shotgun sequence genomic segment:
- the slit2 gene encoding slit homolog 2 protein isoform X1 translates to MVGAQSPVGPGRSPVTALGLLVAVLVLVLVLAGGADGQPCPAPCSCTGTTVDCHGQGLRSVPRNIPRNTERLDLNANNLTKITKADFAGLRHLRVLQLMENKITTIERGAFQDLKELERLRLNRNNLAVFPELLFLGTTKLYRLDVSENQIQGIPRKAFRGAVEIKNLQLDYNHISCIEDGAFRALRDLEVLTLNNNNISRLSVASFNHMPKLRTFRLHSNNLQCDCHVAWLSEWLRQRPRLGLYTQCMAPPHLRGHNVAEVQKKEFVCTGHQSSSSSSCSVLQCPESCTCSNNIVDCRGKGLTEIPTNLPETITEIRLEQNAIKVIPAGAFSPYKKLRRIDLSNNQISELASDAFQGLRSLNSLVLYGNKITEISKGLFEGLFSLQLLLLNANKIACLRVDAFQDLHNLNLLSLYDNKLQTIAKGTFSSLRAIQTLHLAQNPFICDCHLKWLADYLQDNPIETSGARCTSPRRLANKRIGQIKSKKFRCSAREQYFIPGTEDYRSKLGGDCFADLACPEKCRCEGTTVDCSNQKLAKIPDHIPQYTAELRLNNNEFTVLEATGIFKKLPQLRKINLSNNRITDIEEGTFEGASGVNELILTSNRLENIHHRMLKGLSGLRTLMLRSNRISCVSNSSFVGLSSVRLLSLYDNQITSMNPGAFDTLHSLSTLNLLANPFNCNCHLAWLGDWLRRKRIVTGNPRCQSPYFLKEIPIQDVAVQDFACEDGNDQNSCSPVLRCPAECSCLDTVVRCSNKGLTTLPKGLPKETTELYLDGNHFTQVPVELSNFKHLTLIDLSNNQISTLSNHSLSNMSELLTLILSYNRLRCIPVRAFDGLKSLRLLSLHGNDISMIPEGAFKDLSSLSHLALGANPLYCDCHMQWLSDWVKSGYKEPGIARCAGPGDMTDKLLLTTPSKKFTCTGPVDLSIQAKCEPCLSNPCKNDGTCSNDPVHYYRCTCPYGFKGQNCEEPIHACISNPCQNGGSCHLKEGEGSNFWCVCPEGFEGDACEINIDDCEDNDCENNSTCVDGVNNYTCMCSPEYTGELCEEKLDFCAPELNPCQHDSKCILTPQGYKCECTPGYVGEHCEQDYNDCEENKCQNGGQCIDAINGYTCVCPEGYSGLFCEFSPPMVLPRTSPCDNHDCLNGAQCVVVGTDPRCQCIHGYEGERCETLVSVNFVNRESYLQLPSSLLSPQTNISLQIATDEDSGVLLYKGDNDHIAMELYRGRLRVSYDTGSYPPSAIYSAETVNDGSFHAVELLASDQTLSLSIDGGPPKSINSISKQSTLNIDSPLYLGGMPERASASGGLSALQHSSGGRNGTSFHGCLRNLYINGKLQDLGAGLGPGAPGSGTAQSTTGQWLGHGVEPGCQPCQRGVCVQGDCHSTGHRGFTCTCHPGWTGTLCDQQVNNPCDGNKCIHGTCLPINSYSYSCRCQPGFTGVLCDEQDQDASHPCSLSRCKHGKCRVSGLGKAYCECNSGYTGEACDREVACRGERVRDVYQRQQGYAACQTQEKISRLECRGSCPEGAEGQGTCCTPLRSKRRKYTFQCTDGSSFVQEVEKVVKCGCTKCSS, encoded by the exons tGATGTCAGCGAGAACCAGATACAGGGGATCCCGAGGAAGGCTTTCAGAGGAGCCGTGGAGATCAAGAACCT ccAGTTGGACTACAACCACATCAGCTGTATTGAAGATGGAGCTTTCCGAGCGTTACGTGACCTGGAAGTGCT caccctaaacaacaacaacatcagccGACTGTCTGTGGCCAGTTTCAACCACATGCCGAAGCTACGGACCTT tcGACTGCACTCCAACAACCTGCAGTGTGACTGCCACGTTGCCTGGCTGTCGGAGTGGCTGCGACAGCGCCCCCGTCTGGGACTCTACACACAATGCATGGCCCCGCCACATCTGAGGGGGCACAACGTGGCTGAGGTGCAGAAGAAAGAGTTTGTCTGCACAG GTCACcagtcatcatcatcttcctcctgcaGTGTGTTACAGTGCCCAGAGTCTTGCACCTGCAGTAACAACATTGTGGACTGCAGAGGGAAGGGACTGACAGAAATACCCACAAACCTGCCTGAAACCATTACCGAGAT ACGACTGGAGCAGAACGCCATCAAGGTGATCCCAGCTGGGGCCTTTTCTCCTTATAAGAAGCTGCGCAGGAT AGACTTGAGTAACAATCAGATATCAGAGCTGGCTTCGGACGCCTTCCAAGGTCTGCGCTCCCTCAACTCCCT GGTGCTATATGGGAACAAGATCACTGAGATTTCCAAAGGACTTTTCGAGGGactcttttctctgcagctctt GTTATTGAATGCTAATAAGATAGCGTGTCTGCGCGTGGATGCGTTTCAGGACCTCCACAACCTCAATCTGCTCTCATTATATGACAACAAGCTTCAGACCATCGCCAAGGGAACCTTCTCATCACTAAGAGCCATACAAACACT TCATTTAGCTCAAAACCCATTTATCTGTGACTGCCATCTGAAGTGGCTGGCGGACTACCTGCAGGACAATCCCATCGAGACGAGCGGTGCCCGCTGCACCAGCCCTCGACGGCTCGCCAACAAGCGAATTGGACAAATCAAGAGCAAGAAGTTCCGCTGCTCAG CTAGAGAACAGTATTTCATCCCAG GTACCGAGGACTACCGCAGCAAGCTAGGAGGAGACTGCTTCGCCGACTTGGCCTGCCCTGAGAAGTGTCGCTGCGAGGGTACCACGGTCGACTGCTCCAACCAGAAACTCGCCAAAATACCAGATCATATTCCTCAATACACTGCTGAACT gcGCTTGAATAACAATGAATTCACTGTGCTTGAGGCGACCGGGATCTTCAAAAAGTTGCCTCAACTGAGGAAGAT TAACCTGAGTAATAACCGCATCACTGATATAGAGGAGGGCACCTTTGAAGGAGCCTCGGGGGTCAACGAACTGATCCTGACCTCCAACAGACTGGAGAACATACATCACCGCATGCTGAAGGGACTGAGTGGCCTCCGTACACT caTGCTGAGGAGTAACCGTATCAGCTGTGTGAGTAACAGCAGCTTTGTGGGGTTGAGCTCAGTGCGTCTCCTGTCACTCTACGACAACCAGATCACCTCCATGAACCCAGGGGCCTTCGACACATTGCACTCCCTGTCCACGCT CAACCTTCTGGCCAATCCTTTCAACTGTAACTGTCACCTGGCTTGGCTTGGTGACTGGCTGAGACGGAAACGCATCGTCACTGGTAACCCTCGCTGCCAGAGTCCTTACTTCCTGAAGGAGATCCCCATCCAGGATGTGGCTGTCCAGGACTTTGCCTGTGAGGATG GTAACGATCAGAACAGCTGTTCTCCGGTGCTGAGGTGTCCAGCAGAGTGTTCCTGTCTGGACACTGTGGTGCGCTGCAGCAACAAGGGTCTCACCACTCTTCCCAAAGGCCTGCCCAAAGAGACCACTGAACT GTATCTGGATGGTAACCACTTCACTCAGGTTCCCGTGGAGCTCTCCAATTTCAAACACTTAACACTCAT TGATTTGAGTAACAACCAGATCAGCACGTTGTCCAACCACAGCCTCAGTAACATGTCCGAGCTGCTTACACT AATCCTGAGCTACAACCGCCTGCGGTGCATACCAGTGAGAGCGTTTGATGGACTCAAATCCCTGCGTTTGCT ATCTCTCCATGGTAACGACATATCGATGATACCAGAGGGAGCCTTCAAAGACCTGTCATCACTTTCTCACCT GGCTCTCGGGGCCAACCCTCTGTACTGTGACTGCCACATGCAGTGGCTGTCAGACTGGGTAAAGAGCGGCTACAAGGAGCCTGGCATAGCCCGCTGTGCGGGTCCTGGTGACATGACCGACAAACTGCTGCTCACGACGCCTTCAAAGAAGTTCACCTGCACAG GGCCGGTGGATTTGAGTATCCAGGCTAAGTGTGAGCCCTGCTTGTCTAACCCCTGCAAGAACGATGGCACATGCTCCAATGACCCCGTGCACTACTACCGCTGCACCTGCCCCTATGGATTCAAG GGCCAGAACTGTGAAGAGCCCATTCACGCCTGTATCAGTAACCCATGCCAGAACGGTGGAAGTTGCCACCTGAAGGAAGGAGAAGGAAGCAACTTCTG GTGCGTGTGTCCGGAGGGCTTTGAGGGGGATGCGTGCGAGATCAACATCGACGACTGCGAAGATAACGACTGTGAGAACAACTCAACCTGCGTCGATGGTGTCAACAACTACACATGCATGTGCTCACCAGAATACACAG GGGAGCTATGTGAAGAGAAACTGGATTTCTGTGCACCAGAGCTGAACCCATGTCAGCATGACTCAAAGTGCATTTTGACCCCTCAGGGATACAA ATGCGAGTGCACTCCAGGCTACGTGGGCGAGCACTGTGAGCAGGACTATAACGACTGTGAAGAGAACAAGTGTCAGAACGGAGGTCAGTGCATTGATGCCATCAACGGATACACCTGCGTCTGCCCAGAGGGATACAG TGGGTTATTCTGCGAGTTCTCTCCTCCGATGGTCCTTCCTCGCACCAGCCCCTGCGACAACCATGACTGCCTTAATGGGGCACAGTGCGTCGTCGTGGGAACAGACCCTCGCTGCCAGTGTATCCATGGCTACGAGGGCGAGCGCTGTGAGACGCTTGTCAGCGTCAACTTTGTCAACCGCGAGTCCTACCTGCAGCTTCCCTCCAGTCTCCTCTCACCACAGACTAACATCAGCCTACAG ATTGCCACAGACGAGGACAGTGGTGTGTTGTTGTACAAAGGGGACAATGACCACATTGCCATGGAGCTGTACAGGGGACGTCTAAGGGTCAGCTATGATACCGGATCCTATCCTCCGTCTGCTATATACAG tgCGGAGACAGTGAATGATGGCAGTTTCCATGCTGTGGAACTGTTAGCTTCAGACCAGACTCTGTCCCTGTCCATTGATGGTGGGCCGCCTAAATCCATTAATTCCATCAGCAAACAGTCCACCCTCAACATAGACTCTCCACTTTACCTTGGAG GGATGCCGGAGCGGGCCTCAGCCTCTGGGGGTCTCTCTGCCCTGCAGCACAGCTCAGGTGGACGCAATGGCACTAGTTTCCACGGCTGCCTCCGTAACCTGTACATCAATGGAAAGCTTCAGGACTTGGGGGCTGGCCTGGGGCCTGGGGCTCCAGGCTCTGGGACAGCACAGAGCACCACCGGACAGTGGCTGGGCCACGGTGTGGAGCCAGGCTGCCAGCCTTGTCAGAGAGGAGTCTGCGTCCAGGGTGACTGCCACTCAACAGGGCACCGTGGCTTCACCTGCACCTGCCACCCGGGCTGGACAGGAACACTGTGTGACCAGCAAGTCAACAACCCATGTGATGGCAACAA GTGTATCCATGGTACCTGCCTTCCAATCAACTCTTACTCCTACTCCTGTCGCTGCCAGCCTGGTTTTACCGGCGTACTATGTGACGAGCAGGACCAGGATGCATCTCACCCCTGTAGCCTGTCTCGCTGCAAACATGGCAAATGCAGAGTGTCGGGTCTGGGCAAAGCATACTGCGAGTGCAACAGTGGTTATACAGGAGAGGCGTGTGACAGAG AGGTGGCCTGCAGAGGGGAACGGGTCCGAGATGTCTACCAGAGACAGCAAGGCTACGCGGCGTGCCAAACCCAGGAGAAGATCTCCCGCCTAGAGTGTCGGGGCAGCTGCCCGGAGGGAGCAGAAGGACAGGGCACCTGCTGCACCCCCCTCCGCAGCAAACGCAGGAAATACACCTTCCAGTGCACTGACGGCTCCTCTTTTGTTCAGGAGGTGGAGAAAGTGGTAAAGTGTGGCTGTACAAAGTGTTCctcataa
- the slit2 gene encoding slit homolog 2 protein isoform X2: MVGAQSPVGPGRSPVTALGLLVAVLVLVLVLAGGADGQPCPAPCSCTGTTVDCHGQGLRSVPRNIPRNTERLDLNANNLTKITKADFAGLRHLRVLQLMENKITTIERGAFQDLKELERLRLNRNNLAVFPELLFLGTTKLYRLDVSENQIQGIPRKAFRGAVEIKNLQLDYNHISCIEDGAFRALRDLEVLTLNNNNISRLSVASFNHMPKLRTFRLHSNNLQCDCHVAWLSEWLRQRPRLGLYTQCMAPPHLRGHNVAEVQKKEFVCTGHQSSSSSSCSVLQCPESCTCSNNIVDCRGKGLTEIPTNLPETITEIRLEQNAIKVIPAGAFSPYKKLRRIDLSNNQISELASDAFQGLRSLNSLVLYGNKITEISKGLFEGLFSLQLLLLNANKIACLRVDAFQDLHNLNLLSLYDNKLQTIAKGTFSSLRAIQTLHLAQNPFICDCHLKWLADYLQDNPIETSGARCTSPRRLANKRIGQIKSKKFRCSGTEDYRSKLGGDCFADLACPEKCRCEGTTVDCSNQKLAKIPDHIPQYTAELRLNNNEFTVLEATGIFKKLPQLRKINLSNNRITDIEEGTFEGASGVNELILTSNRLENIHHRMLKGLSGLRTLMLRSNRISCVSNSSFVGLSSVRLLSLYDNQITSMNPGAFDTLHSLSTLNLLANPFNCNCHLAWLGDWLRRKRIVTGNPRCQSPYFLKEIPIQDVAVQDFACEDGNDQNSCSPVLRCPAECSCLDTVVRCSNKGLTTLPKGLPKETTELYLDGNHFTQVPVELSNFKHLTLIDLSNNQISTLSNHSLSNMSELLTLILSYNRLRCIPVRAFDGLKSLRLLSLHGNDISMIPEGAFKDLSSLSHLALGANPLYCDCHMQWLSDWVKSGYKEPGIARCAGPGDMTDKLLLTTPSKKFTCTGPVDLSIQAKCEPCLSNPCKNDGTCSNDPVHYYRCTCPYGFKGQNCEEPIHACISNPCQNGGSCHLKEGEGSNFWCVCPEGFEGDACEINIDDCEDNDCENNSTCVDGVNNYTCMCSPEYTGELCEEKLDFCAPELNPCQHDSKCILTPQGYKCECTPGYVGEHCEQDYNDCEENKCQNGGQCIDAINGYTCVCPEGYSGLFCEFSPPMVLPRTSPCDNHDCLNGAQCVVVGTDPRCQCIHGYEGERCETLVSVNFVNRESYLQLPSSLLSPQTNISLQIATDEDSGVLLYKGDNDHIAMELYRGRLRVSYDTGSYPPSAIYSAETVNDGSFHAVELLASDQTLSLSIDGGPPKSINSISKQSTLNIDSPLYLGGMPERASASGGLSALQHSSGGRNGTSFHGCLRNLYINGKLQDLGAGLGPGAPGSGTAQSTTGQWLGHGVEPGCQPCQRGVCVQGDCHSTGHRGFTCTCHPGWTGTLCDQQVNNPCDGNKCIHGTCLPINSYSYSCRCQPGFTGVLCDEQDQDASHPCSLSRCKHGKCRVSGLGKAYCECNSGYTGEACDREVACRGERVRDVYQRQQGYAACQTQEKISRLECRGSCPEGAEGQGTCCTPLRSKRRKYTFQCTDGSSFVQEVEKVVKCGCTKCSS, translated from the exons tGATGTCAGCGAGAACCAGATACAGGGGATCCCGAGGAAGGCTTTCAGAGGAGCCGTGGAGATCAAGAACCT ccAGTTGGACTACAACCACATCAGCTGTATTGAAGATGGAGCTTTCCGAGCGTTACGTGACCTGGAAGTGCT caccctaaacaacaacaacatcagccGACTGTCTGTGGCCAGTTTCAACCACATGCCGAAGCTACGGACCTT tcGACTGCACTCCAACAACCTGCAGTGTGACTGCCACGTTGCCTGGCTGTCGGAGTGGCTGCGACAGCGCCCCCGTCTGGGACTCTACACACAATGCATGGCCCCGCCACATCTGAGGGGGCACAACGTGGCTGAGGTGCAGAAGAAAGAGTTTGTCTGCACAG GTCACcagtcatcatcatcttcctcctgcaGTGTGTTACAGTGCCCAGAGTCTTGCACCTGCAGTAACAACATTGTGGACTGCAGAGGGAAGGGACTGACAGAAATACCCACAAACCTGCCTGAAACCATTACCGAGAT ACGACTGGAGCAGAACGCCATCAAGGTGATCCCAGCTGGGGCCTTTTCTCCTTATAAGAAGCTGCGCAGGAT AGACTTGAGTAACAATCAGATATCAGAGCTGGCTTCGGACGCCTTCCAAGGTCTGCGCTCCCTCAACTCCCT GGTGCTATATGGGAACAAGATCACTGAGATTTCCAAAGGACTTTTCGAGGGactcttttctctgcagctctt GTTATTGAATGCTAATAAGATAGCGTGTCTGCGCGTGGATGCGTTTCAGGACCTCCACAACCTCAATCTGCTCTCATTATATGACAACAAGCTTCAGACCATCGCCAAGGGAACCTTCTCATCACTAAGAGCCATACAAACACT TCATTTAGCTCAAAACCCATTTATCTGTGACTGCCATCTGAAGTGGCTGGCGGACTACCTGCAGGACAATCCCATCGAGACGAGCGGTGCCCGCTGCACCAGCCCTCGACGGCTCGCCAACAAGCGAATTGGACAAATCAAGAGCAAGAAGTTCCGCTGCTCAG GTACCGAGGACTACCGCAGCAAGCTAGGAGGAGACTGCTTCGCCGACTTGGCCTGCCCTGAGAAGTGTCGCTGCGAGGGTACCACGGTCGACTGCTCCAACCAGAAACTCGCCAAAATACCAGATCATATTCCTCAATACACTGCTGAACT gcGCTTGAATAACAATGAATTCACTGTGCTTGAGGCGACCGGGATCTTCAAAAAGTTGCCTCAACTGAGGAAGAT TAACCTGAGTAATAACCGCATCACTGATATAGAGGAGGGCACCTTTGAAGGAGCCTCGGGGGTCAACGAACTGATCCTGACCTCCAACAGACTGGAGAACATACATCACCGCATGCTGAAGGGACTGAGTGGCCTCCGTACACT caTGCTGAGGAGTAACCGTATCAGCTGTGTGAGTAACAGCAGCTTTGTGGGGTTGAGCTCAGTGCGTCTCCTGTCACTCTACGACAACCAGATCACCTCCATGAACCCAGGGGCCTTCGACACATTGCACTCCCTGTCCACGCT CAACCTTCTGGCCAATCCTTTCAACTGTAACTGTCACCTGGCTTGGCTTGGTGACTGGCTGAGACGGAAACGCATCGTCACTGGTAACCCTCGCTGCCAGAGTCCTTACTTCCTGAAGGAGATCCCCATCCAGGATGTGGCTGTCCAGGACTTTGCCTGTGAGGATG GTAACGATCAGAACAGCTGTTCTCCGGTGCTGAGGTGTCCAGCAGAGTGTTCCTGTCTGGACACTGTGGTGCGCTGCAGCAACAAGGGTCTCACCACTCTTCCCAAAGGCCTGCCCAAAGAGACCACTGAACT GTATCTGGATGGTAACCACTTCACTCAGGTTCCCGTGGAGCTCTCCAATTTCAAACACTTAACACTCAT TGATTTGAGTAACAACCAGATCAGCACGTTGTCCAACCACAGCCTCAGTAACATGTCCGAGCTGCTTACACT AATCCTGAGCTACAACCGCCTGCGGTGCATACCAGTGAGAGCGTTTGATGGACTCAAATCCCTGCGTTTGCT ATCTCTCCATGGTAACGACATATCGATGATACCAGAGGGAGCCTTCAAAGACCTGTCATCACTTTCTCACCT GGCTCTCGGGGCCAACCCTCTGTACTGTGACTGCCACATGCAGTGGCTGTCAGACTGGGTAAAGAGCGGCTACAAGGAGCCTGGCATAGCCCGCTGTGCGGGTCCTGGTGACATGACCGACAAACTGCTGCTCACGACGCCTTCAAAGAAGTTCACCTGCACAG GGCCGGTGGATTTGAGTATCCAGGCTAAGTGTGAGCCCTGCTTGTCTAACCCCTGCAAGAACGATGGCACATGCTCCAATGACCCCGTGCACTACTACCGCTGCACCTGCCCCTATGGATTCAAG GGCCAGAACTGTGAAGAGCCCATTCACGCCTGTATCAGTAACCCATGCCAGAACGGTGGAAGTTGCCACCTGAAGGAAGGAGAAGGAAGCAACTTCTG GTGCGTGTGTCCGGAGGGCTTTGAGGGGGATGCGTGCGAGATCAACATCGACGACTGCGAAGATAACGACTGTGAGAACAACTCAACCTGCGTCGATGGTGTCAACAACTACACATGCATGTGCTCACCAGAATACACAG GGGAGCTATGTGAAGAGAAACTGGATTTCTGTGCACCAGAGCTGAACCCATGTCAGCATGACTCAAAGTGCATTTTGACCCCTCAGGGATACAA ATGCGAGTGCACTCCAGGCTACGTGGGCGAGCACTGTGAGCAGGACTATAACGACTGTGAAGAGAACAAGTGTCAGAACGGAGGTCAGTGCATTGATGCCATCAACGGATACACCTGCGTCTGCCCAGAGGGATACAG TGGGTTATTCTGCGAGTTCTCTCCTCCGATGGTCCTTCCTCGCACCAGCCCCTGCGACAACCATGACTGCCTTAATGGGGCACAGTGCGTCGTCGTGGGAACAGACCCTCGCTGCCAGTGTATCCATGGCTACGAGGGCGAGCGCTGTGAGACGCTTGTCAGCGTCAACTTTGTCAACCGCGAGTCCTACCTGCAGCTTCCCTCCAGTCTCCTCTCACCACAGACTAACATCAGCCTACAG ATTGCCACAGACGAGGACAGTGGTGTGTTGTTGTACAAAGGGGACAATGACCACATTGCCATGGAGCTGTACAGGGGACGTCTAAGGGTCAGCTATGATACCGGATCCTATCCTCCGTCTGCTATATACAG tgCGGAGACAGTGAATGATGGCAGTTTCCATGCTGTGGAACTGTTAGCTTCAGACCAGACTCTGTCCCTGTCCATTGATGGTGGGCCGCCTAAATCCATTAATTCCATCAGCAAACAGTCCACCCTCAACATAGACTCTCCACTTTACCTTGGAG GGATGCCGGAGCGGGCCTCAGCCTCTGGGGGTCTCTCTGCCCTGCAGCACAGCTCAGGTGGACGCAATGGCACTAGTTTCCACGGCTGCCTCCGTAACCTGTACATCAATGGAAAGCTTCAGGACTTGGGGGCTGGCCTGGGGCCTGGGGCTCCAGGCTCTGGGACAGCACAGAGCACCACCGGACAGTGGCTGGGCCACGGTGTGGAGCCAGGCTGCCAGCCTTGTCAGAGAGGAGTCTGCGTCCAGGGTGACTGCCACTCAACAGGGCACCGTGGCTTCACCTGCACCTGCCACCCGGGCTGGACAGGAACACTGTGTGACCAGCAAGTCAACAACCCATGTGATGGCAACAA GTGTATCCATGGTACCTGCCTTCCAATCAACTCTTACTCCTACTCCTGTCGCTGCCAGCCTGGTTTTACCGGCGTACTATGTGACGAGCAGGACCAGGATGCATCTCACCCCTGTAGCCTGTCTCGCTGCAAACATGGCAAATGCAGAGTGTCGGGTCTGGGCAAAGCATACTGCGAGTGCAACAGTGGTTATACAGGAGAGGCGTGTGACAGAG AGGTGGCCTGCAGAGGGGAACGGGTCCGAGATGTCTACCAGAGACAGCAAGGCTACGCGGCGTGCCAAACCCAGGAGAAGATCTCCCGCCTAGAGTGTCGGGGCAGCTGCCCGGAGGGAGCAGAAGGACAGGGCACCTGCTGCACCCCCCTCCGCAGCAAACGCAGGAAATACACCTTCCAGTGCACTGACGGCTCCTCTTTTGTTCAGGAGGTGGAGAAAGTGGTAAAGTGTGGCTGTACAAAGTGTTCctcataa